A window of the Sabethes cyaneus chromosome 1, idSabCyanKW18_F2, whole genome shotgun sequence genome harbors these coding sequences:
- the LOC128745343 gene encoding zinc finger protein 69 homolog isoform X2 gives MEKFVLKAREVEKELREHANRRRSNVLSAAEIRSLANSVAAQQTKPQVQSVNDVLRKLTTTSSVVIKKIVPPQADPLGGADQSEEETSPIKMKMEVLDEEVVNLPAEDFIHYNDTDDDSDAVYRHTFQVSIDSKQHHSTDESAQEDNDEDYEPSSRQKKVFYQTRQSTIKSQEVSKQVSKIKPMRKSPNTKSIVINLTDPCHYVCVTCKAKFGSFEELQAHIDQSIACKKVSCTCEHCGKICETRRALYQHKLSHNRKPQLVCDQCGKVYTNSFNLENHKSQVHGGEFEELGYVYKCCEQTFQTRRALNDHVATHSKKLNLLCDLCGKSFTSHKALRSHNQSHLNVRPFSCDLCDKSFRTKLLLVQHSHVHTGVKVFNCDLCEKSFAKKESLKKHYRLHSTEPVTWTSTGEKISVKPLEQLQKQQFVQYDSA, from the exons ATGGAAAAATTCGTTCTGAAAGCACGGGAAGTTGAGAAGGAACTAAGGGAGCATGCCAATCGACGGAGAAGTAATGTTTTATCAGCAGCCGAAATTCGTTCCCTAGCCAATTCTGTAGCAGCACAACAAACGAAACCACAAGTACAGAGTGTAAATGATGTCCTGCGAAAGCTGACCACTACATCGTCAGTAGTGATTAAGAAAATAGTACCGCCCCAAGCGGACCCACTTGGGGGGGCAGATCAATCAGAAGAAGAaacatcgccaataaaaatgaaGATGGAAGTGCTAGACGAGGAAGTTGTGAATTTGCCGGCAGAAGATTTCATCCATTATAATGACACGGATGATGATTCTGATGCAGTTTACAGGCATACATTCCAAGTTTCGATTGATTCAAAACAACATCATTCTACGGATGAATCTGCTCAGGAAGATAACGATGAAGATTATGAACCAAGTTCAAGGCAGAAAAAAGTGTTT TACCAGACTCGGCAGTCCACGATAAAGTCTCAAGAAGTGTCAAAACAGGTGTCTAAGATCAAACCGATGCGCAAATCACCGAATACTAAAAGCATCGTGATAAACCTTACTGATCCTTGTCACTATGTGTGTGTTACATGTAAAGCAAAATTCGGCAGCTTTGAAGAGCTTCAGGCACATATTGATCAAAGCATAGCATGCAAAAAAGTTAGTTGTACTTGCGAACACTGCGGAAAAATATGTGAGACTCGAAGAGCACTATACCAGCACAAGCTTTCACATAATCGGAAGCCTCAGTTAGTTTGTGATCAGTGTGGCAAGGTCTACACAAACTCGTTCAATTTGGAGAATCACAAAAGTCAGGTGCACGGCGGAGAATTTGAAGAACTGGGTTACGTATATAAATGCTGCGAACAAACTTTCCAAACACGGCGAGCATTAAACGATCACGTGGCCACACACAGCAAAAAGTTGAATTTACTTTGTGATTTATGCGGCAAGTCTTTCACATCGCACAAAGCCCTGCGATCTCACAATCAGAGCCATTTAAATGTTCGACCGTTTTCGTGCGATTTGTGTGATAAATCTTTCAGAACTAAATTGCTTTTAGTACAGCACTCACATGTTCATACAGGAGTGAAG GTTTTTAATTGCGACCTTTGCGAGAAATCGTTTGCTAAAAAAGAATCGTTAAAGAAACACTACAGACTGCACTCCACGGAACCGGTCACTTGGACATCAACTGGCGAGAAGATATCTGTAAAACCGCTGGAGCAACTTCAAAAGCAACAATTCGTCCAGTACGACTCCGCTTAA
- the LOC128745289 gene encoding translocator protein: protein MVQNSDFIKIAGAIALPQLGGWVNGYLTRQEIKGWYQNLNFPSYRPPNWIFGPVWTSLYAGMGYASYLVWRDGGGFSGIAQGPLVLYGTQLALNWAWTPIFFKRHELKWSYVELGALTAAVAATGFAFFNVNKVAGYLFVPYFAWCSFATLLNYKIFKLNPESNATIKEVKENKEKKK, encoded by the exons ATGGTTCAAAACAGCGATTTTATCAAAATAGCAGGGGCAATTGCTTTGCCTCAGCTTGGAGGATGGGTCAACGGCTATCTAACACGACAGGAAATTAAAGGTTGGTACCAGAATCTGAACTTTCCGTCCTATCGTCCTCCGAACTGGATTTTTGGACCGGTATGGACTTCGCTGTATGCTGGCATGGGATACGCTTCGTATCTGGTATGGAGAGATGGCGGTGGCTTCAGTGGCATTGCACAGGGTCCACTGGTTCTGTACGGAACTCAGCTTGCCTTAAATTGGGCATGGACTCCAATATTTTTCAAACGACATGAATTGAAATGG AGCTATGTGGAGCTAGGTGCCTTGACTGCCGCTGTAGCGGCAACAGgatttgcattttttaatgtaAACAAAGTTGCTGGATATTTATTTGTCCCATACTTTGCTTGGTGTTCATTTGCAACGTTGCTTAACTACAAGATTTTCAAGCTTAATCCAGAGTCTAATGCTACAATTAAGGAGGTGAAAGAGaataaggaaaagaagaaataa
- the LOC128745343 gene encoding zinc finger protein 69 homolog isoform X1, producing the protein MAFWMSLRICRFCGKSKNVIVDLIDSLLWEKLVAYFPLKFEPEDSLPKLSCSECASTIHEMEKFVLKAREVEKELREHANRRRSNVLSAAEIRSLANSVAAQQTKPQVQSVNDVLRKLTTTSSVVIKKIVPPQADPLGGADQSEEETSPIKMKMEVLDEEVVNLPAEDFIHYNDTDDDSDAVYRHTFQVSIDSKQHHSTDESAQEDNDEDYEPSSRQKKVFYQTRQSTIKSQEVSKQVSKIKPMRKSPNTKSIVINLTDPCHYVCVTCKAKFGSFEELQAHIDQSIACKKVSCTCEHCGKICETRRALYQHKLSHNRKPQLVCDQCGKVYTNSFNLENHKSQVHGGEFEELGYVYKCCEQTFQTRRALNDHVATHSKKLNLLCDLCGKSFTSHKALRSHNQSHLNVRPFSCDLCDKSFRTKLLLVQHSHVHTGVKVFNCDLCEKSFAKKESLKKHYRLHSTEPVTWTSTGEKISVKPLEQLQKQQFVQYDSA; encoded by the exons ATGGCTTTCTGGATGTCGCTACGAATATGCCGCTTTTGTGGCAAAAGTAAAAATGTGATTGTTGATTTGATAGACTCGCTCCTGTGGGAAAAGCTAGTCGCGTATTTCCCCCTTAAG TTTGAGCCAGAAGATTCACTTCCAAAATTATCATGCAGTGAGTGTGCTAGCACTATTCATGAGATGGAAAAATTCGTTCTGAAAGCACGGGAAGTTGAGAAGGAACTAAGGGAGCATGCCAATCGACGGAGAAGTAATGTTTTATCAGCAGCCGAAATTCGTTCCCTAGCCAATTCTGTAGCAGCACAACAAACGAAACCACAAGTACAGAGTGTAAATGATGTCCTGCGAAAGCTGACCACTACATCGTCAGTAGTGATTAAGAAAATAGTACCGCCCCAAGCGGACCCACTTGGGGGGGCAGATCAATCAGAAGAAGAaacatcgccaataaaaatgaaGATGGAAGTGCTAGACGAGGAAGTTGTGAATTTGCCGGCAGAAGATTTCATCCATTATAATGACACGGATGATGATTCTGATGCAGTTTACAGGCATACATTCCAAGTTTCGATTGATTCAAAACAACATCATTCTACGGATGAATCTGCTCAGGAAGATAACGATGAAGATTATGAACCAAGTTCAAGGCAGAAAAAAGTGTTT TACCAGACTCGGCAGTCCACGATAAAGTCTCAAGAAGTGTCAAAACAGGTGTCTAAGATCAAACCGATGCGCAAATCACCGAATACTAAAAGCATCGTGATAAACCTTACTGATCCTTGTCACTATGTGTGTGTTACATGTAAAGCAAAATTCGGCAGCTTTGAAGAGCTTCAGGCACATATTGATCAAAGCATAGCATGCAAAAAAGTTAGTTGTACTTGCGAACACTGCGGAAAAATATGTGAGACTCGAAGAGCACTATACCAGCACAAGCTTTCACATAATCGGAAGCCTCAGTTAGTTTGTGATCAGTGTGGCAAGGTCTACACAAACTCGTTCAATTTGGAGAATCACAAAAGTCAGGTGCACGGCGGAGAATTTGAAGAACTGGGTTACGTATATAAATGCTGCGAACAAACTTTCCAAACACGGCGAGCATTAAACGATCACGTGGCCACACACAGCAAAAAGTTGAATTTACTTTGTGATTTATGCGGCAAGTCTTTCACATCGCACAAAGCCCTGCGATCTCACAATCAGAGCCATTTAAATGTTCGACCGTTTTCGTGCGATTTGTGTGATAAATCTTTCAGAACTAAATTGCTTTTAGTACAGCACTCACATGTTCATACAGGAGTGAAG GTTTTTAATTGCGACCTTTGCGAGAAATCGTTTGCTAAAAAAGAATCGTTAAAGAAACACTACAGACTGCACTCCACGGAACCGGTCACTTGGACATCAACTGGCGAGAAGATATCTGTAAAACCGCTGGAGCAACTTCAAAAGCAACAATTCGTCCAGTACGACTCCGCTTAA